In Ruminococcaceae bacterium BL-4, one DNA window encodes the following:
- a CDS encoding Pyridoxal phosphate homeostasis protein: MMEKLSTENLQERFRAVEENLEEIERNVTAAAQKVGKTRADITVLAATKTVPVEVINHSIEKGIAYIGENKVQELMDKYDAYEKDKAQVHFIGHLQVNKIKYLVGRVQMIQSVDSMKLAKEISRLSQKREVQTKILVEVNIGREENKSGVLPENLESLLKEISELQNISICGLMAIPPANVKKEETLHYFSQMYEYFVDMSRKKLDNVSMDYLSMGMSADYADAIECGANMVRIGSALYGARDYSKKNV; the protein is encoded by the coding sequence AAAAGTTATCGACTGAAAATTTACAGGAACGGTTTCGCGCAGTAGAAGAAAATCTGGAAGAGATTGAACGTAATGTGACGGCAGCAGCTCAAAAAGTTGGAAAAACACGAGCAGATATCACAGTGCTTGCTGCAACGAAAACAGTTCCGGTCGAAGTTATCAATCACAGCATCGAAAAGGGAATTGCTTACATCGGCGAAAACAAAGTCCAGGAATTGATGGATAAATACGATGCTTATGAAAAAGACAAAGCGCAAGTTCATTTCATCGGGCATCTGCAGGTAAATAAGATTAAATACCTTGTCGGGCGCGTACAAATGATTCAAAGCGTCGACAGTATGAAACTCGCAAAGGAAATTTCTCGCCTTTCTCAGAAGAGAGAGGTACAAACGAAAATTTTGGTCGAAGTAAATATTGGCCGTGAAGAGAATAAATCTGGTGTATTGCCGGAAAATTTGGAATCATTGCTGAAAGAGATTTCAGAACTCCAAAATATTTCGATTTGCGGATTGATGGCAATTCCACCCGCAAATGTTAAAAAAGAAGAAACTTTGCACTACTTTTCACAAATGTACGAATATTTTGTTGACATGAGCAGAAAAAAATTAGATAATGTCTCTATGGACTATTTATCAATGGGAATGTCTGCAGATTATGCAGATGCCATTGAATGTGGTGCTAATATGGTGCGAATTGGCTCGGCGCTTTACGGTGCACGAGATTACAGTAAGAAAAACGTGTAG
- the lspA gene encoding Lipoprotein signal peptidase, translated as MSSASKAKNKRPLLCLFAFVLAGLVAGIDQWVKWIIVENVKPIKSINVIPHIFSLFYLENRGAAFSILENKQLFLILFTSLLCVVIIGMILFYKSQNAWSWVACVLVLGGGIGNLIDRIRLGYVVDYLKFSFFPPVFNFADVCVVTGVILFIIHVLLGEYAHK; from the coding sequence ATGAGTTCTGCTTCGAAAGCCAAAAATAAAAGACCGCTGCTTTGTTTATTTGCTTTTGTGCTTGCAGGATTAGTAGCAGGGATCGATCAGTGGGTTAAATGGATAATTGTTGAGAATGTAAAACCGATTAAAAGCATCAATGTGATTCCTCACATCTTTTCCTTGTTTTATCTTGAAAATCGAGGGGCTGCTTTCAGCATTCTTGAAAACAAGCAGTTGTTTTTGATTCTATTTACTTCACTGCTTTGTGTCGTAATTATTGGAATGATCCTTTTTTATAAGTCGCAAAATGCATGGTCATGGGTTGCCTGCGTCCTCGTTTTGGGGGGAGGAATCGGAAATCTAATTGACCGAATCCGATTAGGATATGTGGTGGATTACTTAAAATTCAGCTTTTTCCCTCCGGTGTTTAATTTTGCGGATGTTTGTGTCGTTACTGGGGTA
- the sepF gene encoding Cell division protein SepF: MAGFIQKFKEMWNPPDDEYDYDDYDEQEEQQDNNAAAAPRTREHRSETPEYDKVPRNIDKRDDSNKVVNIHATAQLQVVVFRPEHFGEETCSVADELLKMHTVVLNLENTQKDVSRRIIDFLSGVAYANGGKIKRVATNTFIITPYNVDLMGEDVMDELENTGLYF; this comes from the coding sequence ATGGCTGGTTTTATCCAAAAGTTTAAAGAAATGTGGAATCCGCCGGATGACGAGTATGATTATGATGATTATGATGAGCAGGAGGAACAGCAAGACAACAACGCAGCAGCTGCTCCCCGTACTCGTGAGCATCGCTCAGAGACACCCGAATATGATAAGGTGCCCCGTAATATAGATAAACGGGACGATAGCAACAAAGTGGTAAATATTCATGCAACTGCGCAGCTGCAGGTAGTGGTATTTCGTCCGGAACATTTTGGAGAAGAGACTTGTTCTGTTGCAGACGAGCTTTTAAAAATGCATACTGTTGTTTTAAATCTGGAAAATACACAAAAAGATGTTTCTAGAAGGATTATTGATTTTCTGAGCGGCGTTGCATATGCCAATGGTGGAAAAATTAAGCGCGTTGCGACGAATACCTTTATCATCACCCCGTACAATGTGGACTTGATGGGAGAAGACGTAATGGACGAGCTGGAAAATACCGGCTTATATTTCTAA
- a CDS encoding S4 RNA-binding domain-containing protein, translating to MSFSPKQQMSGDAVLLAKIKDAVALSQQRGYAHFVGFLDERAAAVSRQYMESTYFKNYMLWGGFAEAERVVFGAFPDFLEPSPEAFPISAVTASFRQCDSLSHRDFLGAFLGAGLKRKSIGDILVEQGRAIVFCREELKPFLLSQIVKVGRVGVKLSEGAKKPLPHAHTYQELNGVVASARLDCLTAAMVGMSREKAATMIAEGGVEVNHFVQISSSKELQEGDLLSIHGKGRYQITRLGPVTKKGRLSFAGKKYV from the coding sequence ATGTCATTTTCCCCAAAGCAGCAGATGTCCGGTGATGCAGTCTTGCTTGCAAAAATAAAAGATGCGGTTGCTCTTTCTCAACAAAGAGGTTATGCACATTTTGTTGGCTTTTTAGATGAACGGGCAGCAGCTGTTTCAAGACAATATATGGAATCCACTTATTTTAAAAACTATATGCTGTGGGGAGGCTTCGCCGAAGCAGAGCGTGTAGTTTTTGGTGCATTTCCAGATTTTCTAGAGCCATCTCCAGAAGCTTTTCCAATTAGTGCTGTCACTGCTTCTTTTCGTCAATGTGATTCTTTGTCGCATCGTGATTTTTTGGGAGCATTTTTAGGGGCAGGTTTAAAGCGGAAATCTATTGGAGATATTTTGGTGGAACAGGGAAGAGCGATTGTTTTTTGCCGAGAAGAGTTGAAACCTTTTTTGCTTTCTCAAATTGTAAAAGTCGGCAGAGTTGGGGTCAAACTTTCAGAAGGAGCCAAGAAGCCGCTGCCGCATGCACATACTTATCAAGAACTTAACGGCGTAGTTGCTTCTGCGCGTCTTGATTGTTTGACTGCTGCTATGGTTGGAATGAGCCGTGAAAAAGCAGCGACTATGATTGCTGAGGGAGGGGTAGAAGTAAATCATTTTGTGCAGATTTCTTCATCAAAGGAATTGCAGGAAGGTGATTTACTTTCCATTCATGGAAAAGGACGTTATCAAATTACCCGGCTAGGGCCTGTTACAAAAAAGGGACGATTAAGTTTCGCAGGGAAAAAGTATGTATAA
- the ileS gene encoding isoleucyl-tRNA synthetase (Evidence 2a : Function from experimental evidences in other organisms; PubMedId : 12682299, 16697013, 17043414, 17095543, 28139725; Product type e : enzyme), with product MDYKSTLNLPKTKFPMQAGLPKREPTMLQEWNQDHIYEKVMKKNEGKPVFVLHDGPPYANGDIHLGTALNKVLKDIIVRYKNMSGFQAPYVPGWDTHGLPTELKARKKAGVGNSTTISNLELRKLCREFALGYLNDQRKEFRRLGGIGDWEHPYVTLTHDFEAKQIEIFSNMATKGLIYRGLKPVYWCPECKTALAEAEIEYAEDPCDSIFVKFRVIDDKGLFTAKGADISHTYFVIWTTTTWTIPANEAICLGPDFEYSLIQCGEDYYVMASALYENVMAQAGLTDYKVVATFKGSDLELIKTQHPFLDRVSPIILGNHVTLESGTGCVHTAPGHGIDDYNVCQNYPDLPIIVPVDANGYLTSEAGERFAGLSTKEANKAIADYLVEIGAMFATQKIIHQYPHCWRCKKPVLFRATEQWFCSVDAIKDQAVEEINKVKWIPEWGRDRITSMVRERNDWCISRQRRWGVPIPIFYCKDCGEPLISAEAMKRVSDLFREKGSDAWYELSAEEILPEGTKCAKCGCGEFTKESDIMDVWFDSGVTHAAVADQRPELHWPADLYLEGADQYRGWFQSSLLTSVAWRGKAPYKAVCTHGWVVDGEGRKMSKSLGNGINPQEIVDQYGADILRLWVASSDYHADIRISKEILKQLSDAYRKIRNTARFILGNLSDFDPDHDMVPMNELEDLDRWALIKFDELIKKTVEGYETLEFHNAYHAIHNFCVVDMSNFYLDVCKDRLYTEKAESHTRRAAQTVMFLILSGMTRLVSPILAFTSDEIWHSMPHLASEDADNVVLNEFPQPSGIKVDETFLAKWDRIHEIRDDVKKALELARKEKVIGSSLDAKVQLFCDGDLYDFVNEQKKELLTALIVSQLETVKGGSGEFTEVTLPGLSITVKHAEGQKCARCWVYSDEVGKNADHPDLCERCAHVIG from the coding sequence ATGGATTATAAGAGTACCTTGAATTTGCCTAAGACCAAATTCCCTATGCAGGCTGGATTGCCCAAAAGAGAACCTACCATGCTGCAGGAGTGGAATCAGGATCATATTTATGAGAAAGTTATGAAGAAAAATGAGGGAAAACCCGTTTTTGTTCTGCATGACGGTCCTCCGTATGCAAATGGAGATATTCATTTGGGAACGGCACTCAATAAAGTTTTAAAAGACATTATTGTGCGTTATAAGAATATGTCAGGCTTTCAGGCGCCTTATGTTCCAGGCTGGGATACGCATGGTCTTCCGACAGAGTTGAAAGCGCGTAAAAAAGCTGGGGTCGGAAATTCCACGACAATTTCGAATTTGGAACTGCGCAAACTTTGCAGAGAATTTGCGCTTGGGTATCTGAATGATCAAAGAAAAGAATTTCGGCGTTTAGGTGGAATCGGAGATTGGGAGCACCCCTATGTAACCCTTACTCATGATTTTGAAGCAAAACAGATTGAAATCTTTTCCAATATGGCGACAAAGGGATTAATTTACCGTGGATTAAAGCCTGTCTATTGGTGCCCGGAATGTAAGACTGCTTTGGCAGAAGCAGAGATTGAATATGCAGAAGATCCTTGCGATTCTATTTTCGTAAAATTCCGTGTAATTGATGATAAAGGTCTTTTCACGGCAAAAGGCGCGGATATTTCTCACACTTATTTTGTGATCTGGACAACGACGACTTGGACTATTCCTGCAAATGAAGCAATCTGCCTTGGCCCGGATTTTGAATATTCTCTGATTCAGTGTGGAGAAGACTATTATGTAATGGCTTCTGCTTTGTATGAAAATGTGATGGCACAGGCAGGACTTACAGATTATAAAGTAGTTGCTACTTTTAAGGGCAGTGACTTGGAACTTATTAAGACACAGCATCCGTTCCTTGACCGGGTTTCTCCGATTATTCTGGGCAATCATGTAACGCTCGAAAGTGGTACCGGATGTGTTCATACAGCTCCTGGCCATGGTATTGATGACTATAATGTCTGCCAGAATTATCCCGATCTGCCGATCATTGTTCCAGTAGATGCAAATGGCTATTTGACGAGTGAAGCAGGCGAGCGCTTTGCCGGGCTTTCTACAAAAGAAGCAAATAAAGCGATTGCTGATTATTTGGTGGAGATTGGGGCAATGTTTGCAACACAGAAAATTATCCATCAGTATCCGCATTGCTGGCGCTGCAAAAAGCCGGTTTTGTTCCGTGCAACAGAACAGTGGTTCTGCTCCGTTGATGCCATTAAAGATCAGGCTGTCGAGGAAATTAATAAAGTAAAATGGATTCCTGAATGGGGCCGCGACCGTATCACCTCTATGGTTCGAGAGAGAAATGACTGGTGTATTTCTCGTCAGCGCCGCTGGGGCGTTCCAATTCCGATTTTTTATTGCAAAGATTGCGGGGAGCCGCTGATCAGCGCAGAAGCTATGAAGCGTGTTTCTGACCTATTCCGTGAAAAAGGCAGCGACGCGTGGTACGAACTTTCCGCTGAGGAGATTTTGCCCGAAGGTACAAAGTGCGCAAAATGCGGCTGTGGAGAGTTTACAAAAGAAAGCGACATCATGGATGTCTGGTTTGATTCCGGAGTTACGCATGCAGCAGTAGCTGATCAGCGGCCGGAACTTCATTGGCCTGCCGACCTTTATCTGGAAGGTGCCGACCAGTATCGTGGCTGGTTCCAGTCTAGCCTTCTCACCAGTGTTGCATGGAGAGGAAAAGCTCCTTATAAAGCTGTTTGCACACATGGCTGGGTGGTAGATGGTGAAGGCCGTAAAATGAGTAAATCTCTTGGAAACGGCATCAATCCACAGGAGATTGTCGATCAATACGGCGCTGATATTCTTCGCCTGTGGGTTGCATCTTCTGATTATCATGCGGATATTCGTATTTCAAAGGAAATTCTCAAGCAGCTTTCCGATGCTTACCGTAAGATTCGTAATACGGCACGCTTTATCCTTGGTAATTTGAGCGATTTCGATCCGGACCATGATATGGTTCCGATGAATGAGCTGGAAGATCTTGACCGCTGGGCACTGATTAAATTTGATGAACTGATTAAAAAGACGGTGGAAGGCTATGAAACATTAGAGTTCCATAATGCCTACCATGCAATTCATAATTTTTGTGTTGTAGATATGAGTAACTTCTATCTAGACGTATGTAAGGATCGCCTTTATACAGAAAAAGCGGAAAGTCATACGCGCCGTGCGGCGCAGACGGTCATGTTCCTGATTCTTAGCGGAATGACACGTTTGGTATCGCCTATTTTGGCATTTACCTCTGATGAAATCTGGCACAGCATGCCGCATCTTGCAAGTGAAGACGCCGACAATGTTGTACTCAATGAGTTCCCGCAGCCTTCTGGAATTAAAGTGGATGAAACATTCCTTGCAAAATGGGATCGAATTCATGAAATTCGTGACGATGTGAAAAAAGCTCTGGAACTTGCTCGAAAAGAGAAAGTGATCGGTTCTTCTTTGGATGCGAAAGTTCAGTTATTCTGTGACGGGGATTTATATGACTTTGTAAATGAACAGAAAAAAGAGCTTTTAACAGCATTGATTGTTTCTCAGTTGGAAACCGTGAAAGGCGGTTCCGGAGAGTTTACGGAGGTAACACTTCCGGGATTGAGCATTACGGTCAAACATGCCGAAGGTCAAAAATGTGCACGTTGCTGGGTATATAGTGATGAGGTTGGCAAAAACGCAGATCATCCTGATCTTTGTGAGCGCTGTGCCCATGTGATTGGATAA
- the divIVA gene encoding Minicell-associated protein DivIVA, which translates to MLSLNDIVNVSFRKAGRGYNAEDVDNFIDQIRESYDTLMKKTIEQHDQLEAAEKEKAQFDKKLQVLADKIQEYRQEEDGIKSALLSAQKLGDASLREARHKSEVILNDANMKAEKIIADAENQVKNQQEGLDEMKRQVSDFRSKLLDMYKQHLTLINSLPHSEKPASKMEKNAVKKEEAAASEEKEPEETVNENVSEAQQTAQEIAEPKEEKEQNQPEPVSFSPVDENKNAMNQVPNEYILQPNEAPRFDGSVPDVQRAKDRHHEIKFGDGYDVDTDAEEDIFGKKN; encoded by the coding sequence ATGCTATCTTTAAATGATATTGTGAATGTAAGTTTTCGCAAGGCCGGCCGCGGCTACAATGCGGAAGATGTCGATAATTTTATCGATCAGATTCGGGAATCTTATGATACGCTGATGAAAAAGACAATTGAGCAGCATGATCAGCTGGAAGCTGCCGAAAAAGAGAAAGCACAGTTTGATAAAAAACTTCAGGTTTTAGCGGATAAAATTCAAGAGTATCGGCAGGAAGAGGATGGCATAAAGTCAGCTCTCCTCAGTGCCCAAAAGTTGGGAGACGCTTCTTTGCGGGAAGCACGCCATAAATCCGAAGTGATTTTAAATGATGCAAATATGAAGGCGGAGAAGATTATTGCTGATGCCGAGAATCAGGTAAAGAATCAGCAGGAAGGCCTAGACGAAATGAAACGTCAGGTTAGTGATTTTCGCTCCAAACTTCTGGATATGTATAAACAGCATTTAACATTGATTAATTCGCTTCCGCATTCGGAAAAACCAGCTTCTAAAATGGAGAAAAATGCTGTTAAAAAAGAAGAAGCTGCCGCGTCTGAAGAGAAAGAACCAGAGGAAACTGTCAATGAAAATGTTTCTGAAGCTCAGCAGACAGCACAAGAAATAGCGGAACCAAAGGAAGAGAAAGAGCAAAACCAGCCGGAACCGGTGAGCTTTTCTCCCGTTGATGAAAATAAAAATGCGATGAATCAGGTGCCGAATGAATATATTTTGCAGCCAAATGAAGCGCCGCGTTTTGATGGCAGTGTTCCGGATGTTCAGAGAGCAAAAGACCGTCACCATGAGATTAAATTTGGGGATGGATATGATGTAGATACCGATGCAGAAGAGGATATTTTCGGAAAGAAGAACTAA